Proteins co-encoded in one Papaver somniferum cultivar HN1 chromosome 5, ASM357369v1, whole genome shotgun sequence genomic window:
- the LOC113282683 gene encoding phosphatidyl-N-methylethanolamine N-methyltransferase-like: MGSIAALGVLFPFPFYYFLWTNPQKWVELCGKGRDPSKIMAQISHFFKLIQFISLFSVSSSFSWPPPLYFWPLFIFGQFLNFRVYQLLGEAGTYYGVRFGKTIPWVTEFPFGYIKDPQYVGSVMSLLACLSWVPFQYILLWILGYVFMIWVESKEDPATRAKPLS; the protein is encoded by the exons ATGGGTTCAATTGCTGCACTAGGTGTTCTATTTCCTTTCCCATTTTACTATTTTCTATGGACTAATCCACAGAAATGGGTGGAATTATGTGGTAAAGGAAGAGATCCATCAAAAATCATGGCTCAAATTTCTCATTTCTTTAAATTAATTCAGTTTATCTCTCTAttctctgtttcttcttctttctcttggcCTCCTCCTCTATACTTTTGGCCTCTCTTCATCTTTGGTCAGTTCCTCAACTTCAG GGTATATCAGTTGCTTGGTGAAGCAGGCACGTATTATGGAGTACGTTTCGGGAAGACTATTCCTTGGGTGACAGAATTCCCTTTTGGATACATAAAAGATCCACAGTATGTTGGAAGCGTAATGAGTCTTCTTGCATGTTTATCCTGGGTCCCCTTCCAGTACATACTTCTTTGGATACTTGGCTATGTGTTCATGATCTGGGTGGAGTCCAAAGAAGATCCAGCTACACGTGCAAAGCCACTCTCCTGA
- the LOC113282682 gene encoding photosynthetic NDH subunit of subcomplex B 1, chloroplastic-like produces the protein MATALQNNCISPFLSSNPFSPSIPSTTQYFTSLSFSVVNPLETSCCRRAKFTANAKKRNSWLDPFDYGDDPEMGSGSMYAEGKQDEDPRPPEDPNNPYGFLKFPPGFMPEVASIGSKVRGDVRRCCCVISGGVYENLLYFPVIQLIKDRYPGVQVDVLASPRGKQTYELNKNVRWADVWDSDQDFPDPAEYTDMIGILKGRYYDMILSTKLAGLGHASFLFMTSSRDTVSYVYPNVNAAGAGVILSEQFIPDKLNLAEDGYHMYHQMLDWLGRPRHNVPRQPVPPLKVSISRKVKDVVETKYKNAGAEKGKYIVIHGIKSDSKASMQSNGDTDSLLPIQVWDEITEAIKGGIKPVFVIPHEKERDDVEEVIGDDASIVFITTPGQLAALINDSIGVIATNTAAIQLANAREKPSIALFCSEEKARLFVPNAQEKRCIPISSETGKLIDIDVEAVKNSLQIFEGVLALA, from the exons ATGGCTACAGCTCTGCAAAACAATTGCATTTCACCTTTTCTGTCATCAAATCCATTCTCACCTTCAATACCCTCGACGACGCAGTACTTTACAAGTCTTTCTTTCTCAGTAGTAAATCCGCTAGAGACCAGTTGTTGCAGAAGAGCAAAATTTACAGCAAATGCAAAGAAAAGGAACTCATGGTTAGACCCATTTGATTATGGAGATGACCCAGAAATGGGTTCTGGTTCAATGTATGCAGAAGGAAAGCAAGACGAAGACCCGAGACCACCTGAGGATCCTAACAATCCGTATGGGTTTCTCAAATTCCCACCTGGTTTTATGCCTGAAGTTGCCTCCATTGGGTCAAAAGTCAGAGGAGATGTTCGAAGATGTTGTTGTGTTATTTCTGGTGGTGTCTACGAAAATCTGTTGTACTTCCCTGTAATTCAATTGATTAAAGATAGATACCCTGGTGTTCAAGTAGATGTTCTTGCATCTCCTAGAGGTAAACAAACTTATGAGTTGAATAAAAATGTGAGGTGGGCTGATGTATGGGATTCTGATCAAGATTTTCCTGATCCAGCTGAGTATACCGACATGATCGGGATTCTAAAG GGTAGATACTATGATATGATATTATCTACAAAACTGGCAGGACTGGGGCACGCATCGTTCTTGTTTATGACTTCATCTAGGGATACAGTTAGCTACGTATACCCAAATGTAAATGCAGCGGGAGCAGGAGTAATTTTATCTGAACAATTTATACCAGATAAACTAAACCTAGCTGAGGATGGTTATCACAT GTATCATCAGATGCTCGATTGGTTAGGACGACCTAGGCATAATGTACCAAGACAACCTGTGCCACCGCTAAAAGTATCAATCTCCAGGAAAGTGAAGGATGTAGTAGAGACAAAATACAAGAATGCAGGTGCAGAGAAAGGGAAATATATTGTAATTCATGGTATCAAATCAGATTCAAAAGCTTCAATGCAATCTAATGGGGATACTGACAGTTTGTTGCCAATTCAAGTATGGGATGAAATAACAGAGGCAATAAAGGG GGGTATTAAGCCTGTCTTCGTCATTCCACACGAGAAAGAAagagacgatgtggaagaagtaATAGGAGATGATGCAAGTATTGTGTTCATCACCACTCCTGGACAG TTGGCAGCTCTAATCAATGATTCTATTGGAGTCATTGCAACAAATACTGCCGCTATACAACTTGCAAATGCTCGTGAAAAACCAAG TATTGCACTATTTTGCTCAGAGGAAAAGGCCAGACTCTTTGTTCCCAATGCACAAGAGAAAAGATGTATCCCAATCTCATCTGAAACAGGgaagttgattgatattgatgttGAAGCAGTTAAAAATTCTCTCCAGATTTTTGAAGGGGTACTAGCTCTTGCATAG
- the LOC113282681 gene encoding phospholipase D Z-like, with protein MEVKTFKSSNYLYFLSFVILLLLNPVFPVSSSSSSDDGCNCEAYLVQSIPTDMPHLPSIHGVLSTGDVFKWLAGNSTKRLDMIVQYWQFLAQPENPKSGDFGYSKQEMDRFGADVGYQVFQSLENAADRNVNIRVLQHKGVYPDFTRESSILAAGRPNVQNVTLLLGDWWGSGIVHTKVWISDRKDIYIGSANNDWKSLTQVKEVGIYLVGCPKIAEEVEIYFDNLWTLAALNSSKYIKPVWDEHSQINREVPCWSHFVDLKERCRSPLPSYVRVPHVSGYPMLSDPFMFKTPIKTPGCNNSTIHHHSSYLSFAPPELLFGKFQSDEQAWLGTIKSVGSRGTLRISTMDWLGQSQYTSEAVFWSSLSSAISEVVFSKHAKVKILVAYWGHFINNTDLYLKSLLYTNVLCEAVKYREKSCNGKIEIKYYEVPGFNMTGPALSNATPTGNIYPGYTRVNHGKYAVSDIRAHIGTSNLVWDYFYTTAGVSFGTYNPSLVSQLQEIFDADWNSPYAVPVNPLPMEIHSSW; from the exons ATGGAAGTCAAGACTTTTAAAAGTTCCAATTATCTCTACTTTCTCAGTTTCGTGATCTTATTATTATTGAATCCtgtctttcctgtttcatcttcctcGTCTTCTGATGATGGCTGCAATTGTGAAGCATATCTTGTTCAATCAATTCCAACAGATATGCCTCATCTTCCTTCCATTCATGGTGTTCTTTCCACTG GTGATGTTTTCAAGTGGTTAGCTGGGAATTCAACAAAGAGACTTGATATGATTGTACAGTATTGGCAATTCTTAGCTCAACCTGAAAACCCGAAATCTGGTGATTTTGGATATTCAAAACAAGAGATGGATAGATTTGGGGCTGATGTTGGTTATCAAgtctttcaatcacttgaaaatgccGCTGATAGAAATGTTAATATCAG GGTTTTACAGCACAAAGGGGTTTATCCAGACTTCACAAGAGAATCATCAATTCTTGCAGCAGGAAGACCAAATGTGCAAAATGTGACACTATTGCTTGGTGACTGGTGGGGTTCTGGCATTGTCCATACCAAGGTTTGGATATCAGACCGCAAAGACATATACATTGGCTCTGCTAATAATGATTGGAAATCTCTCACTCAG GTGAAAGAAGTTGGAATATATCTTGTTGGTTGTCCAAAAATAGCAGAAGAAGTGGAAATCTACTTTGATAACCTATGGACACTTGCAGCTCTTAAttcttcaaaatacataaaacctGTATGGGACGAGCATTCGCAAATCAACCGAGAAGTTCCTTGTTGGTCACATTTTGTCGATTTGAAAGAGCGGTGTAG ATCTCCGCTTCCTAGTTATGTGAGGGTTCCCCACGTAAGTGGCTATCCCATGCTGTCAGATCCTTTTATGTTCAAAACGCCAATTAAGACTCCTGGATGCAACAATTCCACTATCCATCATCACTCCAGCTATCTCTCTTTTGCTCCTCCTGAG CTATTGTTTGGTAAGTTCCAGTCTGATGAACAGGCTTGGTTAGGCACAATTAAATCTGTAGGATCAAGGGGAACTCTTAGAATCAGTACTATGGACTGGCTTGGTCAGTCTCAGTACACGAGTGAAGCAGTTTTCTGGTCATCTCTTTCATCAGCAATATCTGAG GTTGTATTCTCCAAACACGCGAAGGTGAAGATACTAGTAGCTTACTGGGGACATTTTATCAACAACACAGACTTATATCTGAAATCACTTCTATATACAAATGTTCTTTGTGAAGCTGTCAAGTACAGGGAAAAATCATGCAACGGGAAAATAGAGATCAAGTACTATGAAGTGCCAGGCTTCAACATGACTGGCCCAGCCTTGTCTAATGCAACACCAACGGGGAACATATATCCTGGTTACACAAGGGTGAATCATGGTAAATATGCAGTTAGTGACATTCGAGCTCATATTGGAACGAGCAATCTCGTGTGGGATTACTTCTACACAACAGCAGGTGTGAGCTTTGGCACGTATAACCCTTCCCTAGTCTCACAACTTCAAGAAATCTTTGATGCAGACTGGAATTCACCCTATGCTGTTCCTGTGAATCCTTTGCCTATGGAAATCCACTCGAGCTGGTAA